The Podospora pseudocomata strain CBS 415.72m chromosome 1 map unlocalized CBS415.72m_1, whole genome shotgun sequence genome has a segment encoding these proteins:
- the ROM2 gene encoding RHO1 GDP-GTP exchange protein 2 (EggNog:ENOG503NU13; COG:T), translating into MADYQPDRVTQSRHHQQGHADTYQRDAAFSNIFGAAPPPGRSQTMTSSVHPPEFMQPGRTQTMTSTSGMSDMQRPPPQRPPHGGGGGGGGGGGYGGPMPRQRPNDRGGYDYYQAQGQPRSASTGNQVPSPQFLQQQQQRRPFPGSPSPQQGQQGYPPQHYNQQYQQQPPPRRPPQGSPPQDYHSPQQTATQRFYQGGRPAPAMNADPYRSQSLASYPRGPPMYQPPPQQYQQQAPSANALRNAQYSNQHSARTTAQGRVVPERHFEDRSNTMTGYPSHDRDSHQTMSGRVIPNRRPAGRDSSGGHSVTADYLANSSHSSPNPGHAMGYGPPGSQTRTVSMASSVGNDSQRTMSMASTITPSIAPTDRSDTTIVQRSSVGSERPPTARIRPPIVYPALLSRVAECFRRKIVVGDRTKNELTYTNAFSGAEAVDVLSYIIRTTDRNLALLLGRALDAQKFFHDVQYEHRLRDSTYEMYQFRETMSDEANEEPGVNGVFVLLSECYSPTCTRDQLCYSIACPRRLEQVSRLKLTMGPGLKREGEATVGDDDVDQTDEQRLWINTVPKEIADSIGDREKKRQEVIAEVCYTERDFVKDLEYLRDFWIFPLRGKINGMSPLPPQRREKVVKTIFSNIIDPPSIHAVSSKFARALTERQQKTPVVKNIGDVFLEYVPHFEPFIHYGSKQLEGKHEFENERAINKDFALFVDEIERRRESRKLELNGYLTKPTTRLARYPLLLENVLKYTEDGNPDKEDIPKVLTLIRDFLSRVNAESGKAENRFNLRRLHENLKFRPNERVDLKLTHEGREMVYKTQFKKTPTETTADITAYLFDHAILLVRIKQVGKTEDIKAYRRPIPLELLSIKEMDEVIPQSGSVKRTSSSLLPLRAANDTKKGEWPVTFRHLGKNGYELTLYASSQSGRQKWLEFIDAAQSKLRARADFFNTTVISSGFFSPQNKINCITPFDGGRKLIYGTDSGIYMSDRRARDGNAAPRRVIDVTGVTQVDVLEEYQLLLVLSNKSLLSYQLGALDPNEPLSSKRAKKIQNHCNFFKSGICLGRHLVCCVRSSALSTTIKVYEPNDAMSRTKKQKGLSKMFNAGQDELKPFKEFYIPTESTSVHFLKSKLCVACARGFEVVSLETLETQSLLDQADTSLDFVSRKEGVKPIHIERLNGEFLLNYSEFSFYVNRNGWRAKPEWRLDWEGSPQAFALSYPWILAFEPNFIELRHLENLSVHIVPHRNLRMLHCSTHEILFAYEDEQGQDVVGAIDFWKSQRGSMYPVDGAAPAALPSTEGGGQGAASGTSGQQQQQPPRLTVNI; encoded by the exons ATGGCCGATTATCAACCGGACCGTGTGACACAGTCGAGGCATCACCAGCAGGGACATGCCGACACCTACCAGCGAGAtgccgccttctccaacatcttTGGCGCCGCACCGCCCCCGGGCCGTTCGCAGACTATGACCTCGTCCGTCCACCCGCCCGAATTCATGCAACCGGGTCGCACCCAAACTATGACATCCACTTCGGGCATGTCGGACATGCAGCGACCTCCGCCTCAACGGCCACCTcatggcgggggaggaggaggaggaggaggaggaggatacgGCGGGCCTATGCCGCGACAGCGGCCGAACGACCGAGGAGGGTACGACTACTACCAGGCGCAAGGTCAACCGCGCTCGGCTTCGACCGGAAACCAGGTCCCGTCGCCTCAGTTtcttcagcaacagcaacaacggcGCCCCTTCCCCGGAAGCCCGTCGCCGCAGCAGGGGCAACAGGGCTACCCGCCTCAGCACTATAACCAGCAATatcagcagcaaccgccGCCGCGCAGGCCACCTCAGGGGTCGCCGCCCCAGGACTATCACAGCCCTCAGCAAACCGCAACCCAACGGTTCTACCAAGGCGGCAGACCCGCTCCGGCGATGAATGCCGACCCCTATCGATCTCAGTCTCTGGCGAGCTATCCGAGAGGACCCCCGATgtatcaacctcctccgcaacaatACCAGCAACAAGCCCCATCTGCCAACGCCCTTCGCAATGCTCAGTATAGTAACCAGCACTCGGCGCGGACCACCGCACAGGGCCGGGTTGTGCCCGAGAGACACTTTGAGGATCGTTCCAATACCATGACCGGTTATCCCTCCCACGATCGAGATTCTCACCAGACGATGAGTGGCCGCGTGATTCCGAATAGAAGGCCGGCGGGGCGCGACAGTAGCGGTGGTCATTCGGTGACGGCAGACTATCTGGCCAATAGCTCGCATAGCTCGCCAAATCCAGGGCATGCTATGGGGTACGGCCCCCCCGGATCTCAGACAAGGACGGTCAGTATGGCCTCCTCAGTTGGAAACGACAGCCAAAGGACAATGTCGATGGCCAGCACCATCACACCTTCGATAGCCCCAACAGACAGAAGCGACACTACGATTGTTCAGAGGTCATCTGTAGGCAGTGAGAGACCACCGACAGCCAGAATTCGGCCACCAATTGTGTACCCGGCTCTCCTATCTCGTGTTGCCGAGTGTTTCCGGCGAAAGATTGTGGTGGGAGACAGGACCAAGAACGAACTGACATACACCAACGCCTTTAGCGGTGCCGAGGCGGTTGATGTTTTGTCTTACATTATCAGAACCACAGATCGAAACCTGGCTTTGCTACTGGGGCGCGCACTCGACGCACAAAAGTTCTTTCACGACGTCCAGTACGAACATAGGTTGCGCGACTCGACCTACGAAATGTACCAGTTCCGCGAGACGATGTCGGACGAAGCGAACGAGGAACCGGGGGTAAACGGTGTCTTTGTACTGCTCTCCGAGTGTTACTCTCCAACTTGCACCAGAGATCAACTGTGCTATTCTATTGCATGCCCAAGACGACTGGAGCAGGTGTCTAGGCTCAAGCTGACTATGGGTCCTGGTCtcaaaagagaaggagaggccacggttggtgacgatgatgttGATCAAACAGACGAACAAAGACTCTGGATCAACACCGTTCCCAAGGAGATTGCTGACAGCATCGGAGATCGtgaaaagaagagacaggAGGTTATTGCGGAAGTCTGCTACACGGAAAGAGATTTCGTCAAGGACTTGGAGTATCTTCGTGACTTTTGGATCTTCCCACTGCGTGGAAAGATCAACGGCATGTCGCCACTTCCACCACAGAGACGAGAAAAGGTGGTCAAGACGATTTTCAGCAATATCATCGATCCGCCAAGTATCCACGCCGTCAGCTCCAAGTTTGCCAGGGCACTTACGGAGCGTCAGCAAAAGACGCCGGTTGTCAAAAACATTGGTGACGTGTTCCTGGAGTATGTGCCGCACTTCGAGCCGTTCATTCACTACGGTTCCAAGCAGCTGGAGGGCAAGCACGAGTTCGAAAATGAACGGGCCATAAACAAGGACTTTGCACTTTTTGTGGATGAAATTGAACGGCGGAGGGAGTCGAGGAAACTGGAACTGAACGGTTACCTGACAAAACCGACGACGAGGCTGGCCAGGTATCCGTTGCTGTTGGAGAACGTCTTGAAATACACTGAAGACGGCAACCCTGATAAGGAGGATATTCCCAAGGTGCTGACCTTGATCCGTGATTTCCTCAGCAGGGTGAATGCGGAGTCTGGAAAGGCTGAGAATCGTTTCAACTTGCGCAGACTTCACGAGAACCTCAAGTTCCGTCCCAACGAAAGGGTCGACTTGAAGCTCACACATGAGGGCCGTGAGATGGTGTACAAGACTCAGTTCAAAAAGACGCCGACGGAAACGACAGCCGATATCACTGCTTACTTGTTTGACCATGCTATCCTTTTGGTTCGGATCAAACAGGTGGGCAAGACGGAGGACATTAAAGCGTATAGGAGG CCGATTCCGCTGGAGCTTCTTTCCATCAAGGAGATGGACGAGGTTATTCCACAGTCTGGTTCCGTCAAGAGGACATCGTCTAGTTTACTGCCTCTTCGCGCGGCCAATGACACCAAAAAGGGCGAATGGCCCGTCACTTTTCGGCATCTAGGCAAGAACGGTTACGAGCTGACGCTGTATGCTTCGAGCCAGTCCGGACGACAGAAGTGGCTCGAGTTCATCGATGCTGCGCAGTCCAAGCTGAGAGCCCGTGCCGACTTCTTCAACACGACTGTCATCTCGTctggcttcttctcgccCCAGAACAAGATCAACTGCATCACGCCTTTCGATGGCGGTCGCAAGCTTATTTACGGTACCGACAGCGGCATCTACATGTCGGATCGTCGCGCCAGGGACGGAAACGCAGCACCGCGCCGTGTGATAGACGTGACGGGTGTGACGCAGGTTGATGTCCTAGAGGAATATCAGCTTCTGCTGGTTCTCTCCAACAAGTCGCTGTTGTCGTATCAGCTCGGCGCGCTGGATCCCAACGAGCCGCTCTCGTCCAAGAGGGCCAAGAAGATTCAGAACCACTGTAACTTCTTCAAGTCGGGTATCTGTCTGGGGAGACATCTTGTCTGCTGCGTCCGAAGCAGCGCGCTGTCTACCACGATCAAGGTCTACGAACCGAACGACGCCATGTCCCGCaccaagaagcaaaaaggTCTCTCCAAAATGTTCAACGCCGGCCAGGACGAACTCAAGCCGTTCAAGGAGTTTTACATCCCCACCGAATCGACGTCGGTCCACTTCCTCAAATCTAAACTGTGTGTCGCCTGCGCTAGAGGATTTGAAGTTGTTTCTCTCGAAACGCTGGAAACGCAATCGCTGCTCGACCAAGCCGACACGTCACTGGATTTCGTGtcgaggaaggaaggggtcAAGCCTATTCACATTGAGCGCCTTAACGGGGAGTTTTTGCTGAATTACAGCGAGTTTTCGTTTTATGTGAACAGGAACGGGTGGAGGGCGAAGCCGGAGTGGAGGCTGGACTGGGAAGGGTCACCGCAGGCGTTTGCGTTGAGCTACCCGTGGATTCTGGCGTTTGAGCCGAACTTCATCGAGCTGAGGCATTTGGAGAATCTGTCGGTGCATATTGTGCCGCATAGGAACTTGAGGATGCTGCATTGCAGCACGCATGAG ATCTTGTTTGCGTACGAGGATGAGCAAGGACAGGATGTGGTTGGGGCGATTGACTTTTGGAAGAGCCAGAGGGGGAGTATGTACCCTGTTGATGGGGCGGCGCCGGCAGCGTTGCCGTCGACAGAGGGGGGTGGCCAAGGGGCGGCGTCGGGTACTtcggggcagcagcagcagcagccgcctaGGTTGACGGTGAATATTTAA
- a CDS encoding uncharacterized protein (EggNog:ENOG503PZNE), which yields MNACPCANYYNRPNPNRCTNYVSKFGERCKLCVTVKDGQSMTRGLLPEDELWMTATPGYNDQAYGSGGQGSKSGNKKSGSSSGGYISSWLRK from the exons ATGAACGCCTGCCCATGTGCAAACTATTATAAT AGACCCAACCCGAACCGTTGCACAAATTACGTATCCAAGTTCGGCGAGCGGTGTAAGCTCTGCGTC ACAGTCAAGGACGGCCAGTCAATGACGCGAGGCTTGCTGCCCGAGGATGAGCTGTGGATGACTGCCACACCGGGGTACAATGACCAAGCTTATGGCAGCGGCGGTCAGGGATCCAAGAGTGGCAACAAGAAATCTGGGAGCAGCAGTGGCGGGTACATATCCTCGTGGTTGAGGAAGTga
- a CDS encoding uncharacterized protein (EggNog:ENOG503P8ZY): MLLTSSQVSIAVSSGVVFFFTLALFLSGYTIQQRTLREIRASINRPKPSPKIFLPDRFKQSTTELEDGTIVIIEDENISRPPRPLKEILLEEEKEKELEREREVVISVVPTVPTEEEVLAEKKQVEKKEKKEGGLLGWMRTSKKAEKKTEGDDGEQEGEDGEEGPQKPISRAERRKRIKEELMRLAQGEERGWYQRRLY, translated from the exons atgcTCCTCACCTCCAGCCAAGTCTCCATAGCCGTCTCCTCCGGCGTCG TATTCTTCTTCACTTTAGCTCTCTTCCTGTCAGGGTACACAATCCAACAACGCACCCTCCGCGAAATTAGAGCGAGCATCAACCGCCCtaaaccctcccccaaaatCTTCCTCCCTGATCGGTTCAAGCAATCGACCACTGAGCTCGAGGATGGGACGATAGTGATCATCGAGGATGAGAATATCTCCCGCCCGCCGAGACCACTGAAAGAAAtcttgttggaggaggagaaggaaaaggagctggaacgggagagggaggtggtgatctcTGTTGTTCCTACTGTTCCcactgaggaggaggtgctggctgagaagaagcaggtggagaagaaggaaaagaaggagggggggctgCTTGGGTGGATGAGGACTAGTAAgaaggctgagaagaagacaGAAGGAGACGATGGTGagcaagaaggggaagacggggaggaagggcCACAGAAACCAATCAGCAGAGCGGAGAGACGGAAGAggatcaaggaggagctgaTGAGACTGGCGCAAGGTgaagaaagggggtggtATCAGAGGAGGTTGTACTGA
- a CDS encoding uncharacterized protein (EggNog:ENOG503P1U5; COG:S), with the protein MTDRKPKTSEFHRADERRFLDERGSSGPLAPNGLNPATILEKAVRERIVDSYFYKEQCYAINEADIVDRVVEHVDHIGGVTGTVQKPTPFLCLAFKLLQLAPNDDILNEYLNFGGEKFKYLRALAVFYIRLTRQDKDVYTRLEPFLEDRRKLRRKGRNGVSLTFMDEFVDDLLVKDRVCATSLWKMRRRDVLEDLELLEPRVSPLGSLEDLLEEEEEDEEMKDGGEDKNGRDGSGGERSRSRSYSRSRSADRRDSRSRSYSRSRSRTRSRSRSRSRSRSRSRSRSRSRSRSRSRSGRYRSRSRSGSRHRSPSRSRSRGERSDHDRMDIDRSDKDREEGEASP; encoded by the coding sequence ATGACCGACCGCAAACCCAAAACTTCTGAATTCCATCGCGCTGACGAACGCCGCTTTCTCGACGAGCGCGGCTCCTCGGGTCCCCTAGCCCCCAACGGCctcaacccagccaccaTCCTCGAAAAAGCCGTCCGCGAGCGCATAGTCGATTCCTACTTTTACAAAGAGCAATGTTACGCCATCAACGAAGCGGACATTGTTGACAGGGTAGTTGAGCACGTCGACCACATCGGCGGCGTAACCGGGACGGTCCAAAAGCCCACGCCGTTCCTCTGCCTTGCCTTTAAACTCCTGCAGCTTGCACCAAACGATGATATCTTGAACGAGTATCTCAATTTCGGGGGTGAGAAGTTCAAGTATCTGAGGGCGTTGGCGGTGTTTTATATTAGGTTGACGAGGCAGGACAAGGATGTTTATACGAGGCTGGAGCCGTTCTTGGAGGACaggaggaagttgaggaggaaggggaggaacGGGGTTAGTTTGACGTTCATGGATGAGTTTGTGGATGATTTGCTGGTCAAGGACAGGGTGTGTGCGACGAGTttgtggaagatgaggaggagggatgtgttggaggatttggagctGTTAGAGCCGAGGGTTAGTCCGTTGGGGAGTTTGGAGGATttgcttgaggaggaggaggaggatgaggagatgaaggatgggggagaggataAAAatgggagggatgggagtgGGGGTgagaggtcgaggtcgaggtcaTATTCGAGGTCGAGATCAGCGGACAGGCGGGATTCAAGGTCGAGGTCATATTCGAGGTCTAGGTCGAGAACGAGATCGAGATCGagatcaaggtcaaggtcaaggtcaaggtcaaggtcaaggtcaaggtcaaggtcaaggtcaaggtctaGGTCTGGGAGGTATAGGTCACGGTCCAGGTCGGGATCGAGGCACAGGTCGCCATCACgctcgaggtcgaggggAGAGCGGTCAGATCACGACAGGATGGATATTGATAGGTCTGACAAGGACcgtgaggagggcgaggcaAGTCCTTGA
- the HER2 gene encoding Trimeric GatFAB AmidoTransferase(AdT) complex subunit (COG:H; EggNog:ENOG503NVZX; BUSCO:EOG09262UAS): MLSRSGLRGARLRVVSLTSQRRLLNHFITHPAEPIPPPPPPAPSSSPSPKQFTLAVKDNIATTIPGLPTTCASGILSKSYVSPIEATIITQLRARGAVITGKTNLDEFGMGSHSIYSNYGPVSQDTPPETSAGGSSGGSAVAVANGEVELALGTDTGGSVRLPAAYTGIIGYKPSYGMISRYGVIPYANSLDTVGFLSKQINPLKELIIGERGLWKEHDSNDPTSLTAAARKRCAAQRRGYRSRQGQTTELEGLKFGIPLEYNIAELDPVIRDAWAAAAKRLQDAGARIVPVSLPTTKHALAAYYVIAPAEASSNLAKYDGVRYGVRDAEGASDASAGGVLYASTRGKGFGEEVKRRILLGSYTLSSEAMDNYFIKAQRVRRLVRRDFNRVFALENPLQERETFELSDLPEEVEMEDKWGPEEVDFLLCPTAPTLAPKLKGVMEQQPVDAYMNDVFTVPASLAGLPAISVPMKVATEGAAGLQLIGQYWDDARLLDVADAVAKEVRT, from the coding sequence ATGCTATCCCGGTCGGGTCTCCGGGGTGCCCGGCTGCGCGTTGTGAGCCTCACCTCACAACGCCGTCTTCTCAACCACTTCATTACACACCCCGCCGAGccaataccaccaccacccccaccggctccgtcttcttctcccagtCCAAAACAGTTCACTCTCGCCGTAAAAGACAACATAGCCACCACAATCCCAGGCCTCCCAACAACATGTGCCTCCGGCATCCTCTCCAAATCTTACGTCTCCCCCATCGAAGCCACAATCATTACCCAGCTCCGCGCCCGCGGCGCAGTGATTACGGGCAAGACTAACCTCGATGAGTTCGGCATGGGAAGCCACTCGATATACTCCAACTATGGTCCAGTATCTCAAGACACCCCCCCAGAAACATCAGCAGGCGGCAGCTCAGGAGGCAGCGCCGTAGCAGTAGCCAACGGGGAGGTAGAACTTGCTCTCGGGACAGACACGGGTGGATCGGTAAGACTACCAGCGGCATACACCGGTATCATCGGGTATAAACCCTCCTACGGAATGATCTCACGCTATGGAGTCATTCCTTACGCCAACAGCCTAGACACAGTGGGCTTTCTCAGCAAGCAGATCAACCCACTAAAGGAGTTGATTATTGGAGAGCGAGGGCTGTGGAAGGAACACGACAGCAATGATCCGACGAGTTTGACTGCGGCGGCCAGGAAAAGATGCGCTGCTCAGCGAAGGGGGTATCGCAGCCGACAAGGTCAAACTACAGAGTTGGAAGGGCTGAAATTTGGTATCCCACTTGAGTACAACATCGCCGAGCTCGACCCCGTGATCCGGGATGCCTGGGCTGCCGCTGCGAAGAGGTTACAAGATGCCGGTGCTAGGATCGTACCAGTGTCGCTGCCGACAACTAAGCATGCCCTCGCGGCGTACTACGTCATTGCTCCGGCCGAGGCGTCTTCCAACCTGGCAAAATACGACGGGGTACGCTATGGAGTGAGGGACGCTGAGGGAGCAAGCGATGCATCAGCCGGAGGTGTTCTCTACGCCTCGACAAGAGGAAAGGGTTTCggtgaggaggtcaagaggcGGATCTTGCTGGGCTCATATACCCTCAGTTCAGAGGCGATGGACAACTACTTTATAAAGGCGCAACGAGTGCGGAgactggtgaggagggatttCAACAGGGTTTTTGCGCTGGAGAACCCGCTGCAAGAGAGGGAGACGTTTGAGCTGAGCGATTTGcctgaggaggtggagatggaggacaaATGGGGaccggaggaggtggacttTCTGCTGTGTCCTACAGCGCCGACATTGGCTCCTAAGCtgaagggggtgatggagcagcagccggtgGATGCGTATATGAATGATGTGTTTACTGTGCCGGCCAGCTTGGCGGGCCTGCCAGCGATTAGCGTGCCGATGAAGGTGGCGACcgaaggagcagcaggacTGCAGTTGATCGGGCAGTACTGGGACGATGCAAGGCTGCTGGATGTTGCGGATGCTGTGGCCAAAGAGGTCAGAACATAA